CTATCTGTTCTCTGAAGAGCCagtcaggctggggctgtgttggCTCATCTTATTCAACCAAGGAAGGGAATAAAAGTGACAGATGAAACACAGTGACATGAAATATGCATGAAACCTGGTTTCATGTGATGATaatattttactgtaaaatTACCTATTCAAAATGTTTAATCTTTTTTCAGTTACTGATTGAAAAAACTGTCTAAACAAATAGATTATTGAAATGAAATAAGCATTATGAAACCATCAAAATTAGCATTATGGAAGTATCAAAAGGGAACCATTGTGGGTGGGATTTCTGTGTGAGAATAGCCTTTCTTTAGCTTTCTGATCCCTTTTCCAGTCCATAGTTTCAAATAAGTTCACAGAGAATTAGTATGGATAAACCTTTAGAAAGGATGAGGAGTCAATGATGGTTTCACAGAAATATGTGCTAGTGCACACATCTAAATTGGGATCCAGCCTTATTGTTCACTGCACCTATTCCCATTAAATGTGTCATGGTACAACCCTACCCCTGAAGAACTGGAGCTTGGAATATGTATAGTGATGCAGTGGAATTAATTTTACTATAAAGAAGCCCAGTTATTATTTCCATTGCACTTTTTCAAAAGTGATCCTTTTTATATTGTTCTACTTAGGGCTTCTCAACACTGTTTTCCAAACCTGCATAGAATTGGCAGCATTTGAGCAACACCAGTCCACGGTAACAGATATATGAATTAATATGGCCGATAGTTTGCAACATTTGCATTGTTGCTTTTGTCTCATTGCAGGATGGACGCTTGacatttttccctggaaatcagACTGTGGATTTACCTTCCATAAATTTTATGAAAAGACGTGGCACTGTCTTTCTCAATGCCTACACCAATTCTCCAATTTGTTGTCCTTCACGTGCAGGTAAAACCAAGCAAAACACCAGATAAATGCTTGCATATGTCAATTGAAATATATGGTAATGATgggaaatttgaaattatttaatggggagggatttgttttgtttttcaataagatccttttttttttatcttgtgtTTGAATTCTTATGGTattcttctctttcatttgtttatctcttctgtttcttatgtttcttccttttttcttttgtttctcattttttcaaTTAAGTGTAAGCTCCCAAATCTTTTTGGGACTGAGGcttcagattttaaaacaaCTTCAGGATTTGTAGATAAATCATTGGTTTgttctgctgcagtgctgaaacTACGCTCAGAACTACTCTCTCTTCCTAGTACAAAGTTAATAAATATCTTTCCTGTATTCagcaaagaatgataaataACAATAGCTGAATAAAGTGGTAGCAGTTTCCACTGTCTTCTAGATACACGATGCATCTTTCAGTAGCTTTAATTGAATACTGCCATGTTTTTCTTTACTTAATGCAATTCTTGTTCTGTGTTCAATTTCGCACTTGCAGAATTTGCTAGGAAGATAGAAGAAAACTACATTCGTTAATCAAAGATTACATCTTAAAACATTTCTACCTTTTTCAATTGTTGCAAAGACTCTGCTTAATCTGTGTAAAATCTAAATACTCCTTGATCTAGCTATAGAAAGGTCCCCCTTCCTCTCAAAGCATACACTGAAAGAAGCAGCAGACGAAGACAGTCATATATAgtgttacatttttaatattctctttATTGATTACCTAGtccccatttctttttctcatggTCACATTTTAAGTGATGTTACATGAACAAGCAGTCagccttcctttccttttcttgatGCTTGAGTCTTTCAGCCATTTTTTATTGCTAAGACCAATATTTaatgttatttaattttaagaagTTTGTGTAAATGGCAGGTTAGTACTCCTGTGAGAAAGAAAGTGCATAGGGAATTAAACTCATCACTTGTGTAGTGTTATAGGTAGCTGTGACTACTGTGCTCATATGTGGGGCTCTGAACCAGCAGGATATCTTTTGCATAGCCAGGAGCTTGGATACCTGCAAGGAGCTGAGGGTACATCTATTGTGGAGGTGTCAGGGATGATACCAGAAGAGATATAGTGGGAAGGAGGGCTTTGGGGTGGGGAAAGGACCCGTATTGCCATATGGCGTTGATGCACTTTGCTTACAGGATATTTATATTGCTTGTGAAGTGACTTAGTTCTATTTTGGAACTACCTTTAACTCTGAATTAGCACTGGAAAGAGTGAACAATTCTTTATAAGCTGCAAAGAAATAAGAATTCACTTTTAAAATCTTCCCTCGTAGTTCCTTTGCAACTCTTGCCTTGTTTGCCTTTCTTCTTGGTATCTTCTTTAATATTCTCACTTTGTTTCTGCAAGTGGTAGTGAAGTAGATTacctaaaaagaataaaattgaGGGCATATTGTATTTATGAGAATACTGTATTTTAATTCTCTCCACAAATGTACTTAACTTTAAACTTGCATTAAATTTAACTGTTATAAGGGTAACTAACATTCTGAAACACATGTAAATACAGGATTGTTTAATCAGGATCTGTGCTACCAGATTCTTTCAGAAATcaagaagaatattttctgaTCTAGTTACAGCTTGATCTAATGATTGCATAGTACCTGGAAAGACGGGACATTCTTCTGCAATTCTGGAGATTATTCGAGTAAATTTTGATACTTGTGTTGATTATGAAATAAGATTTGTAAGAGTAATACTTTGTATTCCTTGTTCTATTGTATCATAGTTTGGACTTTTTACCTCTGTAATAATGACAAGATGAATCCCTTCCCAACCTTACAGGTGGGGAGTACTAATcactcataattttttttccccagctatGTGGAGTGGTCTTTTCACTCATATAACAGAATCTTGGAATAACTTCAAAGGTCTAGATCCAGATTATGTAACATGGATGGATCTCATGGAGAAGCATGGCTACCATACGCAGAAGTTTGGGAAATTGGACTTTACTTCTGGACATCATTCAGTAAGGTAATCAGGTAGATTCTCCTGCTGTGAAATGGGCAGCAGTGAGCAAATCATGTAGTGTGCTGTCGCGTGGTTTCAGTCTCCAGGTGAAATGATAGTAGCTTTAACTTAAAAGAAATTGTGTTGGGTGCTTGGCAGAGATCTGTCTTGCAACTTCATGGAGAAGCAAGTCTATCTCTTGCAGCTGCTGGTTTGCCCAACATGAATGGTTATTTTCTAACACTGGTATTATTGCTCCCTAAGTGAAACTCGTAAACTGTTTTTGCCTTGCCTTAATGTGACTTCCTGACTTCCTGGTAATACTAACAGTGtaggaaaagcagaatgaaaCCCCATATCTATAATAATTAAATCTTAAGCCTACTGTCACAAAATATCAGaggttttgaggggtttttttgaaggcCGTAAGTGTTCAAAGACTTGTGTTGTTGTGGTGGGTTGACCTCAGATGGACACACCAGGGCCACCATGATAGAACAAACTGTTCTGTGACTCCACCTCCTCCAgtgagcaggaaggagaaaaaacaacGACTCGATGAAGATAAGGACTGAGAGACATCACTCAGGTACACAACAAAACAGACTTAActtaggaaaattaatttctttcattgctAATTAGAAGCCAGAGTAAGGCAATGAGAAGTAAACTCAAATCTTAAAACACCTTTCCACCACCCTTCTACCCAAGCTTAACTTCCAAATTCTCTACTATGTCTACTCACAGGGGTTTGGGAGTGAGGACTGTGGTCAGTTCATGACACATTGTCTCTGCCACTCACTCTTCATTAGGGGAGAACTCCTTACCTTCTTCTGCTTCAGTGTGCGGTCCCTCTCCCACTGATTTCTCCAAAGTGAGTCCTTCCCATGGGCTTATGTTCTTTACAAAGTGCTCTAGCATGGGTTCCTTCCATGGGATTCACTCCTTCAGGAacaaactgctccagtgtgggtctcCCTAGGGGGTGACATGTCCTGCCAGTAAACCTGCTTCAGCCTGGattcctttccctgcaggtcCACAGGTCGTGCTGGAAGGCCAGTGCAGGCTTTCCACAGGATCACAGCCTTCTTTGGATATCCATTTGCTTTGGTGTGGGGTACTTCATAGGCAGCAAGTGGACATCTGTTCCATGGACTGCAGGGGTACAGCCTTCCTCACCATCTTCTCCATGGGCTGCTGGGGAATCTTCattctgtgttgtttttatgGACATGCTCTGTCTCACTGACTAATAATAATGTCCattgttaaaataataataaagagaagctttttctttaatgaCAAACAGGTTAGAGTTATTTAATGCTTCCTTTTTAGTTATGAGgggatttggttttttaaaattgatcCTAATCTCACTGGATCTTATCTGGATCTCACTGGATCTCCTTATCTGGCTGGATAATCAGATTGGCCCATGGCCTACGTAgtattgtttttttctgtataagTCAGTATTATGACATTAGGTACAATTAGACACACCCACACACTCCTTtatcataatttcattttaatgtttaTGAAACCTGCTTTCTCTGTAAACCAGATACCCTATATTATTCTAAGTAATTTATTTAAGCCTGTGTAGGTTGAGAGTGTTAGCCTAAACAAGAagttaaaacaataaaaaaattgttacaGATAGCTTTTCTAGAAGTTAAAGTGCATTGGTAAAATTCCTTTGGGGATAAAACTAGTTAGATGCTCTTTAAACAGTAATAATGCTGTGTTTCGATGTGATCAATCTTTGAGCAGTTTTATACCTTCCTTTGTAATTTCTTGGTTATATTGAAGTTGCCATGAACAAGATGAAGATTAGTCAAGGTCTTAGGTAGTCTGCCTCTTACCAATGTCCACCATCATTCACTCTAGCAAAGAAACAAGGACATTTGCAGCTCAGAGTTTTAGAGAGACAACAATCGCCATGACGTTAgaaaatatgttcaaaaatattttgtcattaaaatgttgctattttcccctccttcttgttttctttactCTCTTTTCTATTATTGTTTGATAGGATTTATACAAGAGAAATAATTCTTACAGATTTTTGTCTAAAGTGTGTTTAATTAATAGTACAAGCCACATCCAGAATGTTGTTTCTAAAGGCAGCCTCACCAGTAAAGTTATTTCCCACTATACTCTTTCACATAAAAATCTCTGGCCCAGTTTACAAATAAATAGTGTGTGAATCTATGCCAAAAAGCGGAGAGAGGTCCACAAGATGGAATGGTATTTCTAAGTATTATTTTGTAGATGTGACAAGAGCCATTCTGACATAAATGGgtaataaataagaaaaaagattcAGAAGCAGACATAAAAAGGCTGAAGGTCTGATTATAAAATAGATGCACAATCATTATTGCTCAATTGAATAACAATTCTCCTTTTTGCAGCTATTGCAAATAGATTGCAACTGAAAGTATAGGGGAAGTTCTTCAGGAATTCATAATGCTTTTTGCTTGgagaaaaagtgaagaaaacattttctgttgaGTGTGTGACTTGTGTATGTATTTTCAGTAACCGTGTGGAAGCTTGGACTAGGGATGTTAACTTCCTGCTCCGACAAGAAGGAAGACCCATGGTGAAACTTACAGGCCATAGGAAGCAGTTTAGAGTAATGGAAAAAGATTGGCAGAATACTGATAAAGCAGTAAATTGGATAAAGGAAGAAGCTGTTAACTTTACTCAACCATTTATTCTTTACTTGGGACTAAATTTACCACACCCATATCCATCACCCTATGCAGGAGAAAGTTTTGGATCCTCTACATTTTTAACATCTCCCTATTGGCTTGAAAAGGTATgtgaatataaaatttaaatactaatttattaataactgtattttaatacaatattttattcctgattttttaagatagACCGAGTTTTGATATATCACTACACAGTAAGAACATACTTGAATGAGATATTAGATTCCTGATTAAAGGCTAAGAAAATAGAAGTGACAAATTTCTCTCTGTTGTGGGAAAAGGTTTGTTAGCAGTAGTCATTGAATCGATAAGTACAGAGTTCAATAGCTAGAAACACATCAAGAAAAATGAGATTGTTGCTCTTCTTAGctgtaaattaattttggtAATGGTCTGAAGCTTAATGTTATGAACATTCTGTATTTTGCTTGTTAGAAATGATgctatatataataattttgtCTGAGTTTTGCACTGAAAGATTGACTTTTTCTGCAGTATGGACCTAGAACATAAAGCAACATAAGACACAACAGAAGTCTTCCTTTTCTGTTAACTTCTTCTGTGCTACTGTATGTTTTCCAGCACAAGAGTGTCCTTATGTCTGTATGTGTAAAACTATAATATAGCACTCCATTCCAAAGAAGAGATACTTTTTTCAGTCTTGTATAGTTTCCAGTTGACATTAACTGccataaaatacaaatttactACAATAGATTTAATTGCAGAAAGGCATTAATATTcgctgcagctgcagaattaGAATTAGGTTGATAAGACTTTATACTTCAAAAAACCCCTCCGTATGCAATTTATGTAACTTGTGGCCTTTTTCACAACAGAACTGCTAAACATCTTTATCTAGGTGtaccaaaaatacaaatacttAGAAAAAAGGATTTACAAATGAAGGTTGAGagatgtgaattttttttcatgatagTGAGAGTGTAGGTTCTTCTGGAAATGGTGAGAAGTTTGTGGGGGGAGGAAGAACTTGGGAAAAAAGCCCTTTCAATTACAAAAAGTGAGATCTGGCTTAGTTATTAAGGAAAACTTTCTGGGTGCTGATTGCTAGGTTAGATGTATCTTGGGAAGCATAGGTGCTTTTTTTGAGTCACAAACAGTTATAACATCTTTGACAAATTTTTGCCATCTTTTATCCAGTCAGAGTACCTTAACTGCACAGTTTGCTGGGCTCCTTCCCACCACTGTGTATACATACTGCCTTGTGCCACATATTACCATTTACTGACCATTGGCCAGTTCTTCTGCAATGTAGCTCTTTTTTGGTCATGGAAGAAACAGTCTTTTAAAATCACAGAGGCAATCTCATGAAGAAGTTTGATCACATATGTGAATAACTGAATTAAATGTCCTGTTTATTTGGGCTGTAATACAGAACAGAGTATCAACACATATGTCTGTGAAACATTGTGTTGTCAACCAGATGGTCCCCTGTGTTTCACACAAGTTGTCATTTTTCAGGGCATGTGGCTTCTTTTCTAGTTGTGAATTATGTGTGTCTTGGTTTAAGACAATTCAAAGAGGTAGACATTCTGAAATGAGTTCCTCCCCTTAGTTTCAACCAATCCCTTTCCACCAATAAGGAACCAATAGATACAAGTGAAAACATAAGTTTACTAGCAAGTGAAACAGCAACATGCAAAAAATAGCAGTGAATAATCACTAGATACAAACTTGCTGAATCCCAAGAGCTCCACAGGAACAAAGAGATCCCAAACTGGTGGGGCGCAGCTCCCTTCTAATCTGATAGCCCCCCACTGCTGACTGTCTGCAGGGGGCAAAGGGAAAATGGTGTCAGGCTCTTTCCAAGGTGGCACCTGCCACCATGCACTCCAAGAGACAAAGGGGATGGATGGCAGCAAACCCTCCTTGGGAAGGTTGGAGATTATGAAGGTCTAGTGGCAGATGGCAAGTTCTGGCACATATGGGGTCAGCACCGCTGTTTGCTGCTTCCTCTTGCACCAGCTGGATTCTACTGGTGTTGGTGCTGGTGCCTTCTGATCTGCTGGTGTGcttgggaagggagcaggggaaaCTGGTCTCTGGACACTGATGGGCTTGATCACCCCCTGATCAAGCTTCACTGCCTATGGAGTTTGCAAAGATCACTGGGAATACAGTTTCTGTTCACTAAATGCAGTTCTTCCAAGTTGCTACCGCTGGAAGCCCAGAAACTCACCCATATCAGGCCCCTCTGAAGTGGAGTCTCCTCCTTCAGCAGAAGAGGAAGTCGCCTTGGGTTTCTTGATCTTTTAAAGGGACTGGCAtttcccagctgccctgcagttCTGGTTCCAGCCATGCTTCAGGTCTTAAAGACACAGTAACAATCTTATGGCACAGATAGATATGGAATACAGTAACATTTTGGGTAACCCAGGACATTACCATAGACAGACAAAGGGATTGTGGCTTTGTGAATATTTAAAACTAGACTGAAGTCCTGTAGAAAAGAGTCATGGATAGAAAGGAACACTTTTTGCTCTCTTAAGCAGCTAATAAATACCATTTGGAAAGTCCACAATGTAACTCCAAAATGTAGCCAAGGACCTTGAGCAGTAAAAAAATGACTGAagcattattattttatcttaaTGATTTTTTCTAGCAGTGTGTTTTCTATAGATCCTAAGGAAACTTACATTTTGTTGTATCTATTTGACTGTTACAAAGCCAGGTTTTACTTCTGTGGGTAGTAGAACTCTTGCAGATATATCAAATTGTTTAGCTGGCTGGCTTTTCCTCCAAGTAACAAGTGAAAGTACAAGAGGAAATTGCCTCAAGTTCTCTTTTATTTAAGAGAATATTTACAAGTATGACAGCCAAGGCTAAATGTGTATGTCAAATTTCACAACTCTAAAGCCAGTACTGAAGCAGACAATATCTGTGACTACACATAGTTTGAATATACAAATAGATTGGCATTTTGGCTTCACACTGATGTTACATTTCTTTATAACTAAATGGATTGACATATGTAGAAGCATGTAGAAGGTTCTAGAAAATTGGATTAATGTAGTGAGTTCTTTTTATTAAATTGCCAAGACTTGTCATCACTGTCCTGGAGGCTTTCCCAGACTACATGGTTTTCCATGTTATTCTGTAGTCCCACATAACATCCAATCTTTTAGATCCATAGGTTTATACTTATTCTACAGTTATAAAGACTCTCTGCTGGTATTCTGTACCTACTCTAGAAGAGTGTTCTGTGATATGTCTCTTAAAAATATACAGCAGTTGGTGAAGAACATATTTGTGGCTCCTAGCCTTAGTTTCTAGTTGATTTTCATAGGCAACAATTTACCTGTGGAACTGTGGTGAGGTATGGAGGAGGTAGCTGCATGGTGTAACAAATAAGCAGCTACTGTTTCCTCGGCCATAAATTGAGAACTGTGAATTTATgctatacttttaaaaattaaatctgtgtTAAAAAACTTGTTTAATTCAGTTGCTAAAGTAATGttaatttcctctttatttCTTAGGTAAATTATGAAGCTATTAAAATACCCAAGTGGTCTTCTCTTTCAGAGATGCATCCTGTAGACTATTACTCATCATACACCAAGAATTGCACAGGAGAGTTTACAAAGGAAGAAGTCAGAAATATTAGAGCATTTTATTATGCTATGTGTGCAGAGACAGATGCCATGCTGGGTAGGTAATGTTTTATTACACAGTGGGTTTTctagttctgattttttttaaagaaagtgcTGATAGGGCTGatctttggaggaaaaaaatagaaaacaaaacatctggGAGTAAGTTGTGCAAGTTGCTAATTCAATCTATATGATAAATGAGAGGATACCTTTTTAGGTGAGTTGGGAGCACTCTGAAAAGTAATCACAGCCAGCAGTTCGAAGCTCTGTAGAAAGCCATTGACTGCAGCAAAATATGGCATGACCCATTGCTCTGGTTTAAAACCCAATGAGAAAAATACCCCATGCAAGCTGCCCCTCCTCCTCCATTCCGTTCCCAGCATAGGAAATACTAGGAGAGACCAGAAGTGGGAACAACAGTTTTACCAAAAAACTTGTAATAAAGACAGTATAGATAAAAGAGGACGCAAAAAGAGTGTGCTCCACCAAGAGGAAGAGTGTTCACcatcaaaaaagcaaaaacaccCCCCAAAGAGAGTACGTAGTGTGGTTTTCCCAGACAAAGGCAAGATGGCACCTGtcatctccatcccctccacACTGGACCATGCAGCTCTGAAAAATGGAAGCAATGaggcaaaataatttctgcaatTTATTATCCTTTCTCCAGCCTGGAGGAAACAATGGAAAACAGGGACAAAACAAAGCCTGGAGACCTAATTAATCCAAATAAAGGGTTCTGTAAATGCTAGCCTTGACCGTGGCAGCAGTGGCGGAAGCACTagcagcagtggtggcagcagcatcttcctgctgctccaggaataGTTACAGCTTGTCAGAGTTTCAGAAACAGTTACAGCCTCCCTTGATTTTAGCAACAGTTAAGGGAGCAGTTCACGTGTTTCCAGCACGGAGGTTAGACTAATCGCCTACAACACACCTAAGTGTCTCCTGCTGAAAACCATGCCCCCTCCATGACATAGGTGGTAATGTTATTAAATAGTGCTGGAAATTCacccttcttttcctctgtacCCAGGATACCTATGTACAAGAGAAACTAAATCTCTTTAATTAAGTGTTAACTGAAATAATGGAAACACTTTGGTGAAGGGGACTGTAAAAGCTGAGGTGgaagaaaagataaattttaGGGCATAAGTTGTTTTCCTTAGAAGCTGATTTCAAATGTGTACACTGGATAACAACTGTTACACATTGGCTGAAGAATAAAGTTACATTTGGAATGTCCCTTAAAAGCACATTATTGAAAGTTGtgaagaaataattaattgtACATTTAGAATTCTTCAGACATTGCAGGAAGGTGTACAGATAAAAAATTTTACAATGCAAGTCGGTCTTAAtttacagcattttattttttgatttgaAAAGTGACCATGAATGAACAAGAATTTGTTTGCATCCTAATATGAAATTAATGACCAAATAAGCTAATCTTTTAGGCATATGACCTAAACCAGGACACCGTATTAGATTGGCAAAGTGAATTAAAAGACACAGAATTGCTCCTCCTCATTTTATGAATGAAACAATGGAAGCCTTACAGGTTTAGGAAATAAGAGATTGCAAAGTAACTGCGCTGCTGTTGTAATTTTATAACATCTTTTAACTAGTATGTTTAGGCATGAGTCAtcctaaaattttaatatttaagatGCCTAAGTGCTTTGCTTAACTACCATCTTCATTGATCTTGGCCCTGTCTTTGTTGCACAAATGTACGTACAAAAATAGAGGAGTATATGTTCTCTTTTCATTGCACAAATATATGTGCAACAAAAGAGGAGTTTCCTCCACTGGATTAGGAGAATTCCTTGAAATTTGCATGCTGCTTTGCAGGTACAGACcttggaagaaatattttgaatgtatccttttcagtatctttttgaTGTTGCAGGAGAGATTATTTCAGCTCTGCGAGATACTGGGCTTCTTGGAAAAACAATTGTTATATTCACTGCAGATCATGGAGAACTTGCTATGGAACACCGTCAGTTTTATAAAATGAGCATGTATGAGGGAAGTTCCCACATTCCTCTTTTAGTTATGGGACCAGGTTTAAGAGAACAGCAACAAATACCAAACGTAGTATCTCTTGTGGATATCTATCCTACTATGCTTGGTAAGTTAAATAATTCCAggtgacaattttttttccccttaccaTTACTATTCTGCATTTGTATCATAATAGTCAGAATGATGTCTAGACTTTGAGGCATAACACAGAAACACTACAGGAGATAATTTATCTGTGGACCATATATATGGACTtaacagaaaaagtaaaaaatggaggaaaaaataaagaaactgaTTATCTTCCTTATTACTGTAACTGTCTTCCACATAATTACATTGACTGATTATATATAGGATTATTTGTTagtaaaaaaaggaacaaagccCATTTTGGGTATGAATAATCCTTGCTAGCCTTCACACTCAACAGTTTACTGTAGAAATACAGTGTAAATGCATCCAGAGATGAGATTAAACTTGAAAGGAGGAAGACAGGTTCATTAACTTAGTAAAGGAATGTCTTTTATGAAGGGTCATGTGGAAGAAGTGTGATGAAAGGTTTGTATaggaaatgtaaaaattatcTGGGCACACGTATAAAGATGTGATAATGCATATCCATTCTTACCTTATGAGATATGAAAATACTCAGTAttggacagaaaataaaataaaaagaactaaactgaaattacttttaaatttaaattttaaattaaaatccagTTACTGCAAGTAATAGTGTTACTGATTTAGGATGAGAGAAGAGCCCATATGCCTTTTTCGTTTGTTGGAATGTAGTGTGTATTtgttcaaaattttttttgcctATGCATGATCAAGAGCTGCTTGCTGGGTTTACACGTTGTGGGTCTTCCTAGTACTTTGTTAGATGCTGGCTGGGCAgaggacaaaaaggaaaatgtgtgcTGATGAAGGAAAGAGTCACCTTTGAGCAGTTTATATGCACAGATTATCACCACTCAACACAGAACGGACTAAATACTACCATGGTGGTCTGTGAAATGGAAagttttgaattttgaattacTATAAACAATGTGTAGTGGGGTGATTAAAAATAGCAGTACTATCATACATGGTTTTTTAGGACATGCTTGGGATTCTCTGTTAAAAGACTTGCAGTCTTTTAACCTGATCTTTGGGAGCTAGAGAAACTTGTAGTATAAGTTGATGCTGCAGAGCTTATGGATATTACAGCATCTCCTAGTGGCCATCTGGTATGCTGTGGAGTTATCTGGTGTTTTCAGTACATGCACTATGATTATACCGCCTCAAATATCATCTTTATCTCCAGTCCTGCCAGAGAAGCAAGTGTCCCCACCAGTTATAGGTGATAATAAAGGCCACCTTTTATGAAGCATTtcattatatttcattattcatGAATAAAGAATGCTACAGATGAGCGTAGCATTATTATTGTTCAAGTAATAAACAGCTACAACATGTTGGGTGTGGAGCTTGTAGGGCCCTTTCATGCTgtattattctttttcttctgcctgaTATAGTCAGAGCAAAGGAGAAATGTTTGCAAATGTGATTAAGGAATAAAACAGCACCAACTGTCAAAGGAGACTATTGTGATAATTTTCACAAACCTCTGTTAAAAGTTTAAGTTATACACAGATGATAATTTGATCAAGATGCTGGGCAGCTTGCCTTGGGAAATTCCTTAAGGTATTTTTTATTGTGTATTTTGGGATAATAATTAGGAGACCACATTTTATTATCAACATTCAGACACTGGTTGCATTGTGTTAGagttttttaaaactgaaaactgcagtaacattttggttttgtctaCCTTTCCTTAGATATAGCAAGAATTCCTGTGCCACAGAACCTCAGTGGATATTCTCTTATACCGCTGCTACGTGAAAAGG
This genomic window from Zonotrichia leucophrys gambelii isolate GWCS_2022_RI chromosome Z, RI_Zleu_2.0, whole genome shotgun sequence contains:
- the ARSK gene encoding arylsulfatase K isoform X3, producing the protein MRDCGPLGLAGVALLLMAAGAGARPRSAVPGDQPRSNVVLVACDSLDGRLTFFPGNQTVDLPSINFMKRRGTVFLNAYTNSPICCPSRAAMWSGLFTHITESWNNFKGLDPDYVTWMDLMEKHGYHTQKFGKLDFTSGHHSVSNRVEAWTRDVNFLLRQEGRPMVKLTGHRKQFRVMEKDWQNTDKAVNWIKEEAVNFTQPFILYLGLNLPHPYPSPYAGESFGSSTFLTSPYWLEKVNYEAIKIPKWSSLSEMHPVDYYSSYTKNCTGEFTKEEVRNIRAFYYAMCAETDAMLGEIISALRDTGLLGKTIVIFTADHGELAMEHRQFYKMSMYEGSSHIPLLVMGPGLREQQQIPNVVSLVDIYPTMLDIARIPVPQNLSGYSLIPLLREKAESEVSPRGPRPSWVLSEFHGCNVNSSVYMLRTGKWKYITYSDGSSVLPQLFDLTADPDELTNLAIKFSVTVHSLDKILRSIVNYPKVSSSVHEYNKQQFISWKQSLGQNYSSVIANLRWHQDWLKDQKKYENAIDKWLGDVDAIEDVDDGD
- the ARSK gene encoding arylsulfatase K isoform X1, which translates into the protein MRDCGPLGLAGVALLLMAAGAGARPRSAVPGDQPRSNVVLVACDSLDGRLTFFPGNQTVDLPSINFMKRRGTVFLNAYTNSPICCPSRAAMWSGLFTHITESWNNFKGLDPDYVTWMDLMEKHGYHTQKFGKLDFTSGHHSVSNRVEAWTRDVNFLLRQEGRPMVKLTGHRKQFRVMEKDWQNTDKAVNWIKEEAVNFTQPFILYLGLNLPHPYPSPYAGESFGSSTFLTSPYWLEKVNYEAIKIPKWSSLSEMHPVDYYSSYTKNCTGEFTKEEVRNIRAFYYAMCAETDAMLGEIISALRDTGLLGKTIVIFTADHGELAMEHRQFYKMSMYEGSSHIPLLVMGPGLREQQQIPNVVSLVDIYPTMLDIARIPVPQNLSGYSLIPLLREKAESEVSPRGPRPSWVLSEFHGCNVNSSVYMLRTGKWKYITYSDGSSVLPQLFDLTADPDELTNLAIKFSVTVHSLDKILRSIVNYPKVSSSVHEYNKQQFISWKQSLGQNYSSVIANLRWHQDWLKDQKKYENAIDKWLGDQNFMNVCDNGSQSWKMVMIDKKD
- the ARSK gene encoding arylsulfatase K isoform X2, with product MRDCGPLGLAGVALLLMAAGAGARPRSAVPGDQPRSNVVLVACDSLDGRLTFFPGNQTVDLPSINFMKRRGTVFLNAYTNSPICCPSRAAMWSGLFTHITESWNNFKGLDPDYVTWMDLMEKHGYHTQKFGKLDFTSGHHSVSNRVEAWTRDVNFLLRQEGRPMVKLTGHRKQFRVMEKDWQNTDKAVNWIKEEAVNFTQPFILYLGLNLPHPYPSPYAGESFGSSTFLTSPYWLEKVNYEAIKIPKWSSLSEMHPVDYYSSYTKNCTGEFTKEEVRNIRAFYYAMCAETDAMLGEIISALRDTGLLGKTIVIFTADHGELAMEHRQFYKMSMYEGSSHIPLLVMGPGLREQQQIPNVVSLVDIYPTMLDIARIPVPQNLSGYSLIPLLREKAESEVSPRGPRPSWVLSEFHGCNVNSSVYMLRTGKWKYITYSDGSSVLPQLFDLTADPDELTNLAIKFSVTVHSLDKILRSIVNYPKVSSSVHEYNKQQFISWKQSLGQNYSSVIANLRWHQDWLKDQKKYENAIDKWLDCPEKPSAWGQAS
- the ARSK gene encoding arylsulfatase K isoform X4, with product MKRRGTVFLNAYTNSPICCPSRAAMWSGLFTHITESWNNFKGLDPDYVTWMDLMEKHGYHTQKFGKLDFTSGHHSVSNRVEAWTRDVNFLLRQEGRPMVKLTGHRKQFRVMEKDWQNTDKAVNWIKEEAVNFTQPFILYLGLNLPHPYPSPYAGESFGSSTFLTSPYWLEKVNYEAIKIPKWSSLSEMHPVDYYSSYTKNCTGEFTKEEVRNIRAFYYAMCAETDAMLGEIISALRDTGLLGKTIVIFTADHGELAMEHRQFYKMSMYEGSSHIPLLVMGPGLREQQQIPNVVSLVDIYPTMLDIARIPVPQNLSGYSLIPLLREKAESEVSPRGPRPSWVLSEFHGCNVNSSVYMLRTGKWKYITYSDGSSVLPQLFDLTADPDELTNLAIKFSVTVHSLDKILRSIVNYPKVSSSVHEYNKQQFISWKQSLGQNYSSVIANLRWHQDWLKDQKKYENAIDKWLGDQNFMNVCDNGSQSWKMVMIDKKD